In bacterium YEK0313, one genomic interval encodes:
- the dmlR_11 gene encoding HTH-type transcriptional regulator DmlR produces MQIDLIENLLIFTRVAETRSITRAAARLGLSKAAVSVRLKALERELALQLVNRSTRSLTLTDAGERLLDGMDRMLADAEETLAGLRDLAVEPKGRLRVTASIGVGVSFAAPLIPGFLDRYPDIELDLSTSQDIADLAAQGFDLALRFANIVRCTDMAWPVGRVDWRLVASPAYLARRGHPREPADLASHRCLIYGWQALHDPTWSFARAGLQVPAPVKGALKANNGEILLQAALAGGGIAMLSGFSCDRHIASGALVALLADWTIEGSDAETIYAVRPWSPRVPRTVKAFVDYLQAQRPGA; encoded by the coding sequence ATGCAGATCGACCTCATTGAAAACCTGCTGATCTTTACCCGTGTCGCCGAGACGCGCAGCATCACCCGCGCCGCCGCCCGGCTCGGCCTGTCCAAGGCCGCGGTCAGCGTCAGGTTGAAGGCGCTCGAGCGCGAGCTCGCGCTGCAGCTCGTCAACCGCAGCACCCGGTCGCTGACGCTCACCGATGCCGGCGAGCGGCTGCTCGACGGGATGGACCGGATGCTGGCCGACGCCGAGGAGACCCTCGCGGGCCTGCGCGATCTGGCCGTCGAGCCCAAGGGACGCCTGCGCGTCACCGCCTCGATCGGGGTCGGCGTCAGCTTCGCCGCGCCGCTCATCCCCGGCTTCCTCGACCGCTATCCGGACATCGAGCTCGATCTCTCGACCAGCCAGGACATTGCCGATCTCGCCGCCCAGGGGTTCGACCTCGCCCTGCGCTTTGCCAACATCGTGCGCTGCACCGACATGGCCTGGCCGGTCGGACGGGTCGACTGGCGCCTCGTCGCCTCCCCCGCCTATCTCGCACGCCGCGGCCACCCGCGGGAGCCAGCCGATCTCGCGTCGCATCGCTGCCTGATCTATGGCTGGCAGGCGCTGCACGACCCGACCTGGAGCTTCGCGCGCGCCGGCCTTCAGGTCCCCGCGCCGGTGAAGGGGGCGCTCAAGGCGAACAACGGCGAAATCCTGCTGCAGGCCGCCCTCGCCGGCGGCGGCATCGCCATGCTCTCCGGCTTCTCCTGCGACCGGCACATCGCGTCCGGGGCCCTGGTCGCGCTCCTGGCCGACTGGACCATCGAGGGCTCGGACGCCGAAACGATCTATGCGGTGCGGCCCTGGAGCCCACGGGTGCCGCGCACGGTGAAGGCCTTCGTCGACTATCTGCAGGCGCAGCGGCCCGGCGCCTAG
- a CDS encoding NMT1/THI5 like protein, with translation MPMTRRTALAAGIGTIGSLAAPAARSNDFMAPEQLRVGIVPYISSGPTFIAIAKGYFDKVNLKVTTQSFADGGLAIPILTAGELDVTVSTCSAGLFNTLAKGAPFRAIMDRSQELPQRGSQCFMVSNELHAKGLTGIEHMAKAKGSIIGISVRGSISQLLYTKALERGGLTPGDVEWQWGVAGNTSPQLLGANRIGIANLPVPLCFAVEKRGAAKILFWGDEASPNTQVGLWAASGEARARRRSALVRFAMAQLQAARDFMKAAGQNDPAINKILADATQLPAEIIDGARPRWSGYPLDGMPNVASVMEQGAFWARAGLIPKAPTEAETFDLGIAEEARKRLDDKNPFV, from the coding sequence ATGCCCATGACACGACGGACGGCGCTGGCCGCCGGCATCGGGACCATCGGCAGCCTCGCCGCTCCGGCCGCGCGTTCCAACGACTTCATGGCGCCCGAGCAGCTGCGGGTCGGCATCGTCCCCTATATTTCCTCGGGCCCGACCTTCATCGCGATCGCCAAGGGCTATTTCGACAAGGTCAACCTCAAGGTGACCACCCAGAGCTTCGCCGATGGCGGCCTGGCCATCCCGATCCTCACCGCCGGCGAACTCGACGTCACCGTCTCCACCTGTTCGGCGGGGCTGTTCAACACGCTCGCCAAGGGCGCTCCGTTCCGCGCGATCATGGACCGGAGCCAGGAGCTGCCGCAGCGCGGCTCGCAGTGCTTCATGGTGAGCAACGAGCTCCACGCCAAGGGCCTGACGGGGATCGAGCACATGGCCAAGGCCAAAGGCTCGATCATCGGCATCAGCGTCCGCGGCTCCATCTCGCAGCTCCTCTACACCAAGGCTCTGGAACGTGGCGGCCTGACGCCGGGCGACGTCGAATGGCAATGGGGCGTTGCCGGCAACACCTCGCCGCAGCTGCTCGGCGCCAACCGCATCGGCATCGCCAACCTGCCCGTGCCGCTCTGTTTCGCGGTCGAAAAGCGAGGCGCGGCGAAGATCCTGTTCTGGGGCGACGAGGCCTCGCCCAACACGCAGGTCGGCCTGTGGGCGGCGAGCGGCGAGGCGCGGGCGCGCCGGCGATCCGCCCTGGTACGCTTCGCCATGGCGCAGTTGCAGGCGGCCCGCGACTTCATGAAGGCGGCCGGACAGAACGATCCTGCGATCAACAAGATCCTCGCCGATGCGACACAGCTGCCGGCCGAGATCATCGACGGCGCGCGGCCGCGCTGGTCGGGCTATCCGCTCGACGGCATGCCCAATGTCGCCTCGGTGATGGAACAGGGCGCATTCTGGGCGCGCGCCGGGCTGATCCCCAAGGCGCCCACGGAGGCCGAAACCTTCGATCTGGGAATAGCCGAGGAAGCGCGCAAACGCCTCGACGACAAGAACCCCTTCGTCTGA
- the mdtK gene encoding Multidrug resistance protein MdtK, with amino-acid sequence MEQPAAAPSPSRRTNGRAPPAIMHDTMPTRLSTRIVLREARASLALGWPLVLTNIAQVALMATDLVYVGRIGKDELAATAMAASLYQAVMLFSMGIVSASMLLMAKTLGRDPQAVDDIRRTVRQGLWSALLVSLPAWLLLWNCDRVFILLGQEPALAARSTAFMHGLQWGLLPFLGYVVLRSFLAAMQRPLWTMLVAALAALFNAAAGWCLIYGHLGFPELGPAGAGLATAGAMLVLFSGLVTVVSLDRRFRLYRLFQDLWRPDLQRLAEIWRLGLPIGLAQAFETSIFYASAMMMGLIGATALAAHAIVAQIGGFTFMAAIGLSQAASVRVGRASGAGDGPAARLAGWTAYGLTVTYMLTVAVVMLTAPKLLIGVFIDTEAAINRDVVILASTLLICAALFQLGDGIQVACLGMLRGLHDTSVPMVLTAVGYWGIGMPLGASLAFYWGFGGVGIWLGLASGLSAVALLTTWRWARLSARLGR; translated from the coding sequence ATGGAACAACCTGCCGCCGCCCCCTCGCCATCCCGCAGGACCAACGGCCGCGCGCCGCCCGCCATCATGCACGACACAATGCCCACCCGTCTCTCGACCCGTATCGTGCTGCGCGAGGCACGCGCCTCGCTGGCGCTCGGCTGGCCGCTGGTGCTGACCAACATCGCCCAGGTCGCCCTGATGGCCACCGACCTCGTCTATGTCGGGCGGATCGGCAAGGACGAGCTCGCCGCCACGGCCATGGCGGCCAGCCTGTACCAGGCCGTGATGCTGTTCAGCATGGGCATCGTCTCGGCCTCCATGCTGCTGATGGCCAAAACGCTCGGCCGCGACCCGCAGGCCGTGGACGACATCCGGCGTACCGTGCGCCAGGGCCTGTGGAGTGCGCTCCTGGTCTCGCTGCCCGCCTGGCTCCTGCTGTGGAACTGCGATCGGGTGTTCATCCTGCTCGGCCAGGAACCGGCCCTGGCGGCCCGCTCGACCGCCTTCATGCATGGCCTGCAATGGGGGCTGCTGCCCTTTCTCGGCTATGTCGTGCTCCGCTCCTTCCTGGCGGCGATGCAGCGGCCACTCTGGACCATGCTGGTCGCGGCGCTCGCCGCCCTTTTCAACGCCGCGGCCGGCTGGTGCCTGATCTACGGCCATCTCGGCTTTCCCGAGCTCGGACCTGCCGGCGCCGGGCTCGCGACGGCGGGCGCCATGCTGGTGCTGTTTTCCGGCCTCGTCACCGTCGTCAGCCTCGACCGCCGCTTCCGGCTCTACCGGCTGTTCCAGGACCTGTGGCGGCCGGACCTGCAGCGGCTCGCCGAGATCTGGCGGCTCGGCCTGCCGATCGGCCTCGCGCAAGCTTTCGAGACCTCGATCTTCTATGCCTCCGCCATGATGATGGGCCTGATCGGCGCCACCGCGCTCGCCGCCCATGCCATCGTCGCACAGATCGGCGGCTTCACTTTCATGGCCGCCATCGGGCTGAGCCAGGCGGCAAGCGTCCGGGTCGGCCGCGCCAGCGGCGCGGGCGATGGTCCCGCGGCACGCCTCGCAGGCTGGACCGCCTATGGCCTGACCGTCACCTACATGCTGACGGTGGCCGTCGTCATGCTGACCGCGCCGAAACTGCTGATCGGCGTGTTCATCGACACCGAGGCGGCGATCAATCGCGACGTGGTCATTCTCGCCTCGACGCTCTTGATCTGCGCCGCGCTGTTCCAGCTCGGCGACGGCATCCAGGTCGCCTGCCTCGGCATGCTGCGCGGCCTGCACGACACCAGCGTGCCGATGGTGCTGACCGCCGTCGGCTACTGGGGCATCGGCATGCCGCTCGGCGCGAGCCTCGCCTTCTACTGGGGCTTCGGCGGCGTCGGCATCTGGCTCGGCCTCGCCTCCGGCCTTTCGGCGGTCGCCCTGCTCACCACCTGGCGATGGGCGCGGCTCAGCGCGAGGCTGGGACGCTAG
- the bdlA_1 gene encoding Biofilm dispersion protein BdlA, translating to MLNLTSRKSLEMEAKLAALDRVQAVIEFDLDGTILTANQNFLDTLGYSLSEIAGKHHSMFVDPAHKDSAEYRAFWTDLRGGQFQAGQFRRLGKGGKEVWIEASYNPLIGRDGKPYKVVKFATDVTAQKGADADRAGQVAAIRKAQAVIEFTLEGRILDANDNFLKAVGYTLAEIKGEHHQMFVEPAMRTTEEYRQFWAALKRGEYQAAQYKRIGKGGREIWIEASYNPIFDAAGRPYKVVKFATDITEQIQLLANLRLMIDRNFGEIDQAVERSSSESSSAAEVAETTRGNVQTMAAAAEELAASVIEISQSMAKSQTATDSALEQTHTAGGFAKRLSDAAAAMGGIVGLINNIAGQINLLALNATIESARAGEAGRGFAVVAAEVKNLANQAAKATEQIGAEINGVQAISTEVVSALESIRGSVEIMRNNVIATAASVEEQSAVTRDMSANMQSAARSVTEIASNMTGISAAVTQVSQAVATTREAARVLAR from the coding sequence ATGCTGAATCTCACATCGCGGAAAAGCCTGGAAATGGAGGCGAAGCTCGCCGCGCTCGACCGCGTCCAGGCGGTCATCGAATTCGATCTCGACGGCACGATCCTGACCGCCAATCAGAACTTCCTCGATACGCTCGGTTACAGCCTTTCAGAGATCGCGGGCAAGCATCACAGCATGTTCGTCGACCCGGCGCACAAGGACAGCGCCGAATACCGCGCGTTCTGGACCGACCTGCGCGGCGGACAGTTCCAGGCCGGCCAGTTCCGCCGCCTCGGCAAGGGCGGCAAGGAAGTCTGGATCGAGGCGTCCTACAATCCGCTCATCGGCCGCGACGGCAAGCCTTACAAGGTGGTGAAGTTCGCCACCGACGTCACCGCCCAGAAGGGGGCGGATGCCGACCGGGCCGGCCAGGTCGCCGCGATCCGCAAGGCCCAGGCCGTGATCGAGTTCACCCTCGAGGGCCGGATCCTCGATGCCAACGACAACTTCCTGAAGGCGGTCGGCTATACGCTTGCCGAGATCAAGGGCGAACATCACCAGATGTTCGTCGAGCCGGCGATGCGGACCACCGAGGAATACCGCCAGTTCTGGGCTGCGCTGAAACGAGGCGAATACCAGGCGGCTCAATACAAGCGCATCGGCAAGGGCGGCCGCGAAATCTGGATCGAGGCGTCCTACAATCCGATCTTCGATGCCGCCGGCCGGCCCTACAAGGTCGTGAAGTTCGCCACCGACATCACCGAGCAGATCCAGCTTCTGGCCAATCTCAGGCTGATGATCGACCGCAATTTCGGCGAGATCGACCAGGCGGTGGAACGCTCGTCGAGCGAATCCAGCTCGGCGGCCGAGGTCGCGGAGACGACGCGCGGCAATGTCCAGACCATGGCCGCCGCCGCCGAGGAGCTCGCCGCCTCGGTCATCGAGATCTCCCAGAGCATGGCCAAATCCCAGACCGCCACCGACAGCGCGCTGGAACAGACCCATACCGCCGGCGGCTTCGCCAAGCGCCTGTCCGATGCCGCCGCCGCGATGGGCGGCATTGTCGGGCTGATCAACAACATTGCCGGCCAGATCAACCTGCTCGCGCTCAACGCCACCATCGAGTCGGCCCGGGCGGGCGAAGCCGGCCGCGGCTTCGCGGTGGTCGCGGCCGAGGTGAAGAACCTCGCCAACCAGGCCGCCAAGGCGACCGAACAGATCGGTGCGGAAATCAACGGCGTCCAGGCCATCTCCACCGAGGTCGTCAGCGCGCTGGAATCGATCCGCGGCTCGGTCGAGATCATGCGCAACAACGTCATCGCCACGGCAGCCTCCGTGGAGGAGCAGAGCGCGGTCACGCGCGACATGTCGGCGAACATGCAGAGCGCGGCCCGCTCGGTGACCGAGATCGCCAGCAACATGACCGGCATCTCGGCCGCGGTCACGCAGGTCTCGCAGGCGGTCGCCACCACCCGCGAGGCGGCGCGGGTGCTCGCCCGCTGA
- a CDS encoding Cupin domain protein, producing the protein MPETDTVRQPIVLVPGGGRSYPMGRIGAVFKADGPETGNRCCISEWWLEPHTRGPGAHAHPEDDMFYVVEGTMSILVGDLWIEAERGSFVLIPGGTTHDFENRGGTRAGVLNIWIPGGFEKMMPAIADWFAANPPGDA; encoded by the coding sequence ATGCCCGAGACCGATACTGTCAGGCAACCGATCGTGCTCGTCCCCGGTGGCGGGAGGAGCTATCCGATGGGCCGCATCGGTGCCGTGTTCAAGGCGGACGGGCCGGAGACCGGCAACCGCTGCTGCATTTCAGAGTGGTGGCTGGAGCCGCATACCCGCGGTCCCGGTGCCCATGCGCACCCAGAAGACGACATGTTCTATGTCGTCGAGGGAACGATGAGCATTCTCGTCGGCGACCTGTGGATCGAGGCCGAGCGCGGCAGCTTCGTGCTGATCCCCGGGGGTACGACCCACGACTTCGAGAACCGTGGCGGGACGAGGGCCGGCGTGCTCAATATCTGGATCCCCGGCGGCTTCGAAAAGATGATGCCGGCCATTGCCGACTGGTTCGCGGCCAATCCGCCGGGCGATGCCTAA
- a CDS encoding IS2 transposase TnpB: MIRRIVGDGRPVGEVAAGFGVSERTARKWLSRWRSDGEAGLQNRSSRPHASRSATSAFWPGLAAKLRREYRLTGEEIASRLGLARSTVAGWLTRMGLGRLSALDPKEPVRRYQRERPGELLHLDIKRLARFEGVGHRITGNRRGASQGLGYDFLHVAIDDATRLAYVEVLPDERRWSTTGFLVRALRWFKERGVSVQRVMTDNGSGYIARLFRKALRMLAIRHIRTRPYTPKTNGKAERFIQTMLREWAYAIPFPSSARRTADLTRWLAWYNQHRPHASLARRSPAQALAGTT; encoded by the coding sequence ATGATCCGGCGGATCGTAGGAGACGGCCGGCCTGTCGGCGAAGTGGCGGCCGGCTTCGGGGTCAGCGAGCGAACCGCCCGCAAATGGCTGTCGCGATGGCGGAGCGATGGAGAAGCCGGGCTGCAGAACCGCTCGTCCCGGCCCCATGCGTCCCGATCGGCGACGAGCGCGTTCTGGCCCGGGCTGGCGGCCAAGCTGCGCCGCGAGTACCGGTTGACGGGTGAGGAGATTGCGTCCCGCCTCGGACTGGCGCGATCGACGGTTGCCGGCTGGCTGACGCGGATGGGGCTCGGCCGGCTGTCCGCGCTTGATCCGAAGGAGCCGGTGCGGCGCTATCAACGCGAGCGTCCCGGCGAGCTGCTTCATCTCGACATCAAGCGGCTGGCCCGCTTTGAAGGCGTCGGCCACCGCATCACCGGCAACCGGCGTGGCGCCAGCCAGGGGCTTGGCTACGACTTCCTGCATGTCGCCATCGACGATGCGACCCGGCTCGCCTATGTCGAGGTGCTGCCCGACGAGCGGCGGTGGTCGACCACCGGGTTCCTCGTGCGGGCGCTGCGCTGGTTCAAGGAGCGGGGCGTCAGCGTGCAAAGAGTGATGACCGACAACGGCTCGGGATACATCGCCAGGCTCTTCCGCAAAGCGTTGAGGATGCTCGCCATCCGGCACATCCGCACCCGACCCTACACCCCGAAGACGAACGGCAAGGCAGAGCGCTTCATTCAGACCATGCTCAGGGAATGGGCCTATGCCATCCCGTTCCCCTCTTCCGCCCGCCGGACCGCAGATCTCACGCGATGGCTGGCCTGGTACAACCAGCACCGGCCGCATGCTAGCCTCGCACGACGATCACCGGCTCAAGCTCTCGCCGGAACAACCTGA
- the speE gene encoding Spermidine synthase: protein MIPWQLIDTAIVPGGGELRLKQRGSEFSIMAGPIELMNSRLSGSEEALARLACARLGGHGAPHILIGGLGMGFTLRAALAVLGADARVTVAELVPAVVAWGRGPMAEVFGTSLTDPRVTIVEDDVGALIMAARARYEAILLDVDNGPDGLSRPANDSLYSLAGLAAARRALRPDGTLAVWSSAPDDRFTRRLGQADFSVDVERPHAGRGRGARHVIWLARPKPTELHGQRQAAPAARRP, encoded by the coding sequence GTGATCCCCTGGCAGCTCATCGATACCGCCATCGTGCCTGGCGGCGGCGAATTGCGCCTGAAACAGCGCGGCAGCGAATTTTCGATCATGGCCGGACCGATCGAGCTGATGAACAGCCGTCTCAGCGGCTCCGAGGAGGCGCTGGCACGGCTTGCCTGCGCGCGGCTCGGCGGACATGGCGCGCCGCACATCCTGATCGGCGGCCTCGGCATGGGCTTTACCCTGCGCGCGGCGCTCGCCGTGCTCGGTGCGGATGCCCGCGTCACGGTGGCCGAGCTGGTGCCGGCCGTCGTCGCCTGGGGCCGCGGCCCGATGGCCGAGGTGTTCGGCACGAGCCTCACCGATCCGCGCGTCACCATCGTCGAGGACGATGTCGGCGCGCTGATCATGGCGGCCAGGGCCCGCTATGAAGCGATCCTGCTCGACGTCGACAACGGCCCCGATGGTCTCAGCCGGCCAGCCAATGACAGCCTCTATTCGCTGGCCGGCCTCGCCGCCGCCCGCCGCGCCCTCCGCCCGGACGGCACGCTGGCGGTCTGGTCGTCGGCGCCGGACGATCGCTTCACCCGCAGGCTCGGCCAGGCGGATTTTTCCGTCGACGTCGAGCGGCCCCATGCCGGCCGTGGCCGCGGCGCGCGCCATGTGATCTGGCTTGCAAGACCGAAGCCGACCGAGCTCCACGGGCAACGGCAGGCCGCGCCCGCCGCTCGCCGGCCCTGA